A window of the Bradyrhizobium ottawaense genome harbors these coding sequences:
- a CDS encoding branched-chain amino acid ABC transporter ATP-binding protein/permease has product MSAPSENMPIAASVPRSKPLLLRHLPYFIGAAVAVALAATIQFDGYVHNILMQATTFAIAVFGLSVVLGLCGQINLAQAAFFGFGAYAVGIGTSDYHISYWLCLVAGCLVALVAGAVLGMSTLRLGGHYLAMVTISFQQIVTLIMINAIWLTRGPDGVSRIGRPDLFQSAQAYLAFCVAVLAIVGYAVWHLPDTRLGRAMRAVRDNELAAGVIGVDVFRTKVSAFALSAVLGGLGGGLFAGGFAYISPDQFSFAESVVFLTMSLLGGVASPIGSAIGTGLLILIPEWLRFLKSVPGLYLAIYGLAVILIIRFMPDGIWGFFATAFERWRAQTKAPPAAAALQLKPATVGGDIVLEVTGLSKYFGGLKAVDGVDIQVRRGGVHALIGPNGSGKTTTLNVLSGLYKATAGRIVLDGTDITTMPPHQRTAAGLGRTFQNIRLFRTMTALENVEIGAERPGNTMIGQGGDAALTERAMEALTFVGLGSRANQLISSFSYGHQRLIEIARALAANPTLLLLDEPAAGLNSTEKLELHELLKRIAAQGLTILIIDHDMTLVSEAAQHITVLNFGRRIADGESMAVLRHPDVVSAYLGTE; this is encoded by the coding sequence ATGAGCGCGCCTTCCGAAAATATGCCGATCGCCGCGTCCGTGCCGCGTTCGAAGCCGCTGCTGTTGCGGCACTTGCCGTATTTCATCGGCGCGGCCGTCGCGGTGGCGCTTGCCGCCACGATTCAGTTCGACGGCTACGTCCACAACATCCTGATGCAGGCAACGACGTTTGCGATCGCGGTGTTCGGCCTCTCGGTCGTGCTCGGCCTGTGCGGGCAGATCAATCTCGCGCAAGCCGCATTCTTCGGCTTTGGCGCCTACGCCGTCGGTATCGGAACCTCGGACTACCACATCAGCTACTGGCTCTGCCTGGTGGCGGGATGCCTGGTGGCGCTGGTGGCAGGTGCGGTGTTGGGCATGTCGACGCTGCGGCTCGGCGGGCATTACCTCGCGATGGTGACGATCTCGTTCCAGCAGATCGTCACGCTGATCATGATCAATGCGATCTGGCTCACCCGCGGTCCGGACGGCGTCTCGCGCATCGGCCGGCCCGATCTGTTTCAGTCGGCGCAAGCCTATCTCGCGTTCTGCGTCGCGGTGCTGGCGATCGTCGGCTACGCGGTCTGGCACCTGCCGGATACCCGGCTCGGGCGGGCGATGCGCGCGGTGCGCGACAACGAACTCGCGGCCGGCGTCATCGGTGTCGACGTGTTTCGCACCAAGGTTTCCGCTTTTGCCCTGAGTGCCGTTCTGGGCGGATTGGGCGGCGGTCTTTTTGCCGGCGGTTTTGCCTATATCAGTCCGGACCAGTTCTCGTTTGCCGAGTCGGTGGTGTTCCTCACCATGTCCTTGCTCGGCGGCGTGGCGTCGCCGATCGGTTCGGCCATCGGCACGGGTCTCTTGATCCTGATCCCAGAGTGGCTGCGGTTCCTCAAGAGCGTTCCCGGATTGTATCTTGCGATCTACGGACTCGCCGTCATTCTGATCATCCGCTTCATGCCTGACGGCATCTGGGGCTTTTTCGCAACCGCCTTCGAGCGTTGGCGGGCGCAGACCAAGGCGCCGCCGGCTGCGGCGGCGTTGCAACTGAAACCGGCAACGGTGGGTGGCGACATCGTGCTCGAAGTCACCGGGCTCTCGAAATACTTCGGCGGCCTCAAGGCGGTCGATGGCGTCGATATCCAGGTGAGGCGCGGCGGGGTTCACGCCCTGATCGGACCGAACGGCTCCGGCAAGACCACGACGCTCAACGTGCTGTCCGGCCTCTACAAGGCGACCGCGGGCAGGATCGTGCTCGACGGCACCGATATCACCACCATGCCGCCGCATCAGCGCACGGCCGCCGGCCTCGGCCGGACGTTCCAGAACATTCGCCTGTTCCGCACGATGACGGCGCTGGAGAATGTCGAGATCGGCGCCGAGCGGCCGGGCAATACCATGATCGGGCAGGGCGGCGACGCCGCGCTGACCGAACGGGCGATGGAGGCGTTGACCTTTGTCGGTCTCGGCAGCCGCGCCAACCAGTTGATATCGAGCTTTTCCTACGGCCATCAGCGGCTGATCGAGATTGCGCGTGCGCTTGCCGCCAATCCGACCCTGCTGCTGCTCGATGAACCCGCGGCCGGTCTCAATTCGACCGAAAAGCTCGAACTGCATGAACTGCTGAAACGGATCGCAGCGCAGGGCCTGACCATCCTGATCATCGATCACGACATGACGCTGGTTTCCGAAGCGGCACAGCACATCACCGTGCTCAATTTCGGACGCCGCATTGCGGACGGCGAATCCATGGCGGTGCTGCGCCATCCCGACGTCGTCTCCGCCTATCTCGGAACCGAATAA
- a CDS encoding branched-chain amino acid ABC transporter permease, with the protein MDLVLQLLFTGIGIGAVYALVALGIVLIFRATNVVNFAQGEFSMVAAYLMVVFAVDLGWPYWLSFLIALAGMALLGVIFNLGVYYPLRHRSFLPVIIATIGASILMANSVLAIYGPQPQVLQGWFETPGIQLGPVYLDSQYLLIIAVTVALVIFNYWFFEKTLLGKKLQATSQDKEMASLLGISVSAMIMITFIYSAVLGGLAGILVAPVLFVSIQMGSTIALKAFAATIIGGFGDVAGAIIGGLSLGIIETFGAAYISVPYKDAFAFLALVLFLIIRPQGIFGERVAEKA; encoded by the coding sequence ATGGATCTCGTCCTTCAACTGCTCTTTACCGGCATCGGCATCGGCGCCGTCTATGCGCTGGTCGCGCTCGGCATCGTCCTGATCTTCCGCGCCACCAACGTGGTGAACTTCGCGCAAGGCGAGTTCTCGATGGTCGCCGCCTATCTGATGGTGGTGTTCGCCGTCGATCTTGGCTGGCCCTACTGGCTGTCGTTCCTGATCGCGCTGGCCGGCATGGCGCTGCTCGGGGTTATCTTCAATCTCGGGGTCTATTACCCGCTGCGCCATCGCAGCTTTTTGCCCGTCATCATCGCGACCATCGGCGCCTCGATCCTGATGGCCAACTCCGTGCTTGCGATCTACGGCCCGCAGCCGCAGGTGCTGCAGGGCTGGTTCGAAACACCTGGCATTCAGCTCGGGCCGGTCTATCTCGACAGCCAGTATCTCCTGATCATCGCCGTGACGGTCGCGCTCGTGATCTTCAATTACTGGTTCTTCGAGAAGACCTTGCTTGGCAAAAAGCTGCAGGCGACGTCGCAGGACAAGGAGATGGCCTCGCTGCTCGGCATTTCCGTCTCCGCCATGATCATGATCACCTTCATCTATTCGGCCGTGCTCGGCGGCCTTGCCGGCATCCTCGTGGCACCCGTGCTGTTCGTCTCGATCCAGATGGGCTCGACGATCGCGCTCAAGGCCTTTGCCGCCACCATCATCGGCGGCTTCGGTGACGTCGCCGGCGCCATCATCGGCGGACTGTCGCTCGGCATCATCGAGACCTTCGGCGCCGCCTATATCTCGGTGCCCTACAAGGACGCCTTCGCGTTCCTGGCGCTGGTGCTGTTCCTGATCATCCGGCCGCAGGGCATTTTCGGCGAACGTGTCGCGGAGAAAGCATGA
- a CDS encoding ABC transporter substrate-binding protein gives MKLTRRDFAAGIAVGIAAPHILTSARAQGATIKIGMCAPVTGPAAESGGYAIKGAKLALEAVNKAGGVLGKQLELIVEDDQTTNPGIVLAFSKLAAQPDIVAFLGSIRSTQVHAMAPDVIKLGKPVMIGGTDPNLTHMGNQWLFRFRPNDSYSGRVIADYGVNTLAKKKWAVLHSTDAFGTAGGKALTSALEKLGAPPVLDQGYANQSQDFTPVVLAIKQSGADILGSYFTFENDLGIFARQLRQLGVNIPWVGSPSIVNITALKLAGPALYNTYGVADYAEDSSEGSKAFGKLYRDAVKVAPDNQSSWPYDAVSVLAAAINKAGSTDPTKVRDAILATKKFPGAEGEYNFDQNGDGLHGYNIVKNDKGNIVFDKHIEFND, from the coding sequence ATGAAGCTTACGAGACGCGATTTCGCGGCCGGCATTGCTGTCGGCATTGCTGCACCCCACATTTTGACGAGCGCACGGGCGCAGGGCGCCACCATCAAGATCGGCATGTGCGCGCCGGTGACCGGCCCGGCCGCTGAATCCGGCGGATATGCCATCAAGGGTGCCAAGCTCGCGCTCGAAGCCGTCAACAAGGCCGGCGGCGTTCTCGGCAAACAGCTCGAACTGATCGTCGAAGACGACCAGACCACCAATCCCGGCATCGTGCTGGCGTTCTCCAAGCTGGCAGCCCAGCCCGACATCGTCGCCTTCCTCGGTTCGATCCGTTCGACCCAGGTTCACGCCATGGCGCCCGACGTCATCAAGCTCGGCAAGCCGGTGATGATCGGCGGCACCGATCCGAACCTGACCCACATGGGCAATCAGTGGCTGTTCCGTTTTCGCCCGAATGACAGCTATTCAGGCCGTGTGATTGCCGATTACGGCGTCAACACGCTGGCTAAGAAGAAGTGGGCCGTGCTGCATTCGACCGACGCGTTCGGCACCGCCGGCGGCAAGGCGCTGACATCAGCGCTGGAAAAGCTCGGCGCACCCCCGGTTCTGGATCAGGGCTACGCCAACCAGAGCCAGGACTTCACCCCGGTCGTGCTCGCGATCAAGCAGTCCGGCGCCGACATTCTCGGCTCCTACTTCACCTTCGAAAACGATCTCGGCATCTTTGCCCGGCAGCTGCGCCAGCTCGGCGTCAATATTCCCTGGGTCGGTTCGCCCTCGATCGTGAACATCACGGCGCTGAAGCTGGCAGGCCCCGCGCTGTACAACACCTATGGCGTGGCCGACTACGCCGAGGATTCCAGCGAGGGATCGAAGGCCTTCGGCAAGCTCTATCGCGACGCCGTCAAGGTTGCGCCCGACAACCAGAGCTCCTGGCCCTATGACGCGGTGTCCGTGCTCGCCGCCGCGATCAACAAGGCCGGTTCCACCGATCCGACCAAGGTCCGCGATGCGATCCTGGCCACCAAGAAGTTCCCGGGTGCCGAGGGCGAATACAATTTCGACCAGAACGGCGACGGGCTTCACGGCTACAACATCGTGAAGAACGACAAGGGCAACATCGTGTTCGACAAGCACATCGAGTTCAACGACTGA
- the hpaR gene encoding homoprotocatechuate degradation operon regulator HpaR, giving the protein MADKKSRNGSRSNSPEAAEGRRAPMREFSRSLPMSLLRAREAVMRQFRPSLRNHGLTEQQWRILRALTAVETIEVTELARTAFLLGPSLSRILRDLEARHLIERRTAKADLRRGVVSISPKGLKLIEAVAPNSEAIYAEITSRFGARKLAELQDMLGVLERSLAEMEVAGEGRGEEEE; this is encoded by the coding sequence ATGGCCGACAAGAAATCGCGGAACGGATCGCGTTCGAATTCGCCCGAAGCGGCGGAGGGCCGTCGCGCACCGATGCGGGAATTCTCCCGGTCGCTGCCGATGTCGTTGCTGCGCGCGCGCGAAGCCGTGATGCGGCAGTTCCGGCCGTCGCTGCGCAACCACGGCTTGACCGAACAGCAATGGCGGATCCTGCGTGCCTTGACGGCGGTGGAAACCATCGAGGTCACCGAACTCGCGCGCACAGCGTTCCTGTTGGGGCCGAGCCTGTCGCGGATCCTGCGCGACCTCGAAGCGCGGCATCTGATCGAGCGCCGCACTGCGAAGGCCGACCTGCGCCGTGGCGTGGTGTCGATCTCGCCGAAGGGACTGAAACTGATCGAGGCGGTGGCGCCGAATTCCGAAGCGATCTATGCCGAAATCACCAGCCGGTTTGGCGCCCGCAAACTTGCGGAATTGCAGGACATGCTGGGCGTGCTGGAGCGCAGCCTTGCGGAGATGGAAGTGGCGGGCGAGGGGCGCGGCGAGGAAGAAGAGTGA
- the hpaH gene encoding 2-oxo-hept-4-ene-1,7-dioate hydratase, translating into MALSRDEIRSAAERLDNAEKTRQQIRQISLEHPGITIEDSYAIQKAWVDMKIAQGRTVKGHKIGLTSKAMQSALNIDEPDSGILLDDMFFADGGLVPTERFIATRVEAELAFVMKSRLSGPGCTMFDVLNAADFVVPALEILDTRVERVDPQTKATRKIFDTIADNAANAGIVLGGRPIRPMDADLRWIGALCYRNGQLEETGLAAGVLNHPATAVAWLANKIAPNGLALEAGQVVLAGSFIRPIETRKGDTIQADYGAYGSVSCYFA; encoded by the coding sequence ATGGCCCTTTCCAGAGACGAAATCCGCAGCGCCGCCGAACGGCTCGACAATGCCGAAAAGACCCGCCAGCAGATCCGCCAGATTTCGCTCGAACACCCCGGCATAACGATCGAGGATTCCTACGCGATTCAGAAGGCGTGGGTCGACATGAAGATTGCCCAGGGCCGGACCGTCAAGGGCCACAAGATCGGCCTGACCTCGAAGGCGATGCAGAGCGCGCTCAATATCGACGAGCCGGATTCCGGCATCCTGCTCGACGACATGTTCTTTGCCGATGGCGGGCTGGTACCGACCGAACGCTTTATCGCCACCCGCGTCGAGGCCGAACTGGCGTTCGTGATGAAGTCGCGGTTGTCCGGGCCCGGCTGCACGATGTTCGACGTCCTCAACGCCGCCGACTTCGTGGTGCCGGCGCTGGAAATCCTCGACACAAGGGTCGAGCGGGTCGATCCGCAGACCAAGGCCACCCGAAAGATCTTCGATACCATCGCCGACAATGCAGCCAATGCCGGCATCGTGCTTGGCGGCCGCCCAATCCGCCCCATGGATGCCGACCTGCGCTGGATCGGCGCACTGTGCTATCGCAACGGCCAGTTGGAAGAAACCGGGCTGGCGGCCGGCGTGCTCAATCATCCGGCAACGGCCGTGGCGTGGCTCGCCAACAAGATCGCGCCCAATGGATTGGCGCTGGAAGCCGGCCAAGTGGTGCTGGCGGGGTCGTTCATCCGCCCGATCGAGACCCGCAAGGGCGACACCATCCAGGCCGACTATGGCGCCTACGGCTCGGTGAGCTGCTACTTCGCCTGA
- a CDS encoding 5-carboxymethyl-2-hydroxymuconate Delta-isomerase, whose protein sequence is MPHFTIEYSANLDGRVDMGAVVELVRKEAVATGIFPLGGIRVRAIRCEHYAIADGARNFGFLDMVLRLGEGRDLATRQKAGEHIFKALSAYLDPVFANGKFALSFDMQINDKETSWKRNNIHEALKVETAHG, encoded by the coding sequence ATGCCGCACTTCACGATCGAATATTCAGCCAATCTCGATGGCCGCGTCGACATGGGCGCGGTGGTGGAACTGGTTCGCAAGGAAGCGGTTGCGACCGGGATCTTCCCGCTCGGCGGCATCCGGGTCCGCGCCATCAGATGCGAGCACTACGCGATCGCCGACGGCGCCCGGAATTTCGGCTTTCTCGACATGGTGCTGCGGCTCGGCGAGGGTCGCGACCTCGCCACCCGGCAAAAGGCCGGCGAACATATTTTCAAGGCCTTGTCGGCCTATCTTGATCCGGTGTTTGCGAACGGCAAGTTCGCGCTGTCGTTCGACATGCAGATCAACGACAAGGAAACCAGCTGGAAACGCAACAACATCCACGAAGCTCTGAAAGTGGAGACGGCCCATGGATAA
- the hpaE gene encoding 5-carboxymethyl-2-hydroxymuconate semialdehyde dehydrogenase has protein sequence MDKVTPKVAFKANRDRVGPLLAKLKAEGINHMIDGKSVPSVSGQTFETKSPVDGTTALASVARGNAEDIDRAATAASRAFKSWRDMPATARKKLLHRVADAIEDNADDIAVLECIDTGQAHRFMAKAAIRAAENFRFFADKCADARDGLSTPSDGHWNISTRVPIGPVGVITPWNTPFMLSTWKIAPALAAGCTVVHKPAEWSPVTADLLTKLARQAGLPDGVLNTVHGFGEEAGKALTEHPAIKAIGFVGESATGSAIMAQGAPTLKRVHFELGGKNPVIVFDDADLDRALDAVVFMIYSLNGERCTSSSRLLVQQGIAEKFIEKLTARVKALKVGHPLDPATEIGPLIHERHLAKVCSYFDVARQDGATIAVGGKPHDGPGGGHYVQPTLVTGAHANMRVAQEEVFGPFLTVIPFKDENDAIEIANGVQYGLTGYVWTGDMGRALRVADALEAGMIWLNSENVRHLPTPFGGMKSSGIGRDGGDYSFDFYMETKHVSLARGTHKIQKLGL, from the coding sequence ATGGATAAAGTGACACCGAAGGTCGCCTTCAAGGCCAACCGTGACCGCGTCGGCCCTCTGCTCGCCAAGTTGAAGGCCGAGGGCATCAACCACATGATCGACGGCAAGAGCGTGCCGTCGGTCTCCGGCCAGACTTTTGAGACCAAATCCCCGGTCGATGGCACCACCGCGCTGGCGTCCGTCGCCCGCGGCAACGCCGAAGACATCGACCGCGCCGCAACCGCCGCCAGCCGCGCCTTCAAGTCCTGGCGCGACATGCCCGCGACCGCGCGCAAGAAATTGCTGCACCGCGTCGCCGATGCCATCGAGGACAATGCCGACGACATCGCGGTGCTCGAATGCATCGACACCGGCCAGGCCCACCGCTTCATGGCCAAGGCCGCGATCCGGGCCGCCGAGAATTTTCGCTTCTTCGCCGACAAATGCGCCGACGCCCGCGACGGCCTCAGCACGCCGAGCGACGGGCACTGGAACATTTCGACCCGGGTGCCGATCGGCCCGGTCGGCGTGATCACGCCGTGGAACACGCCGTTCATGCTGTCGACCTGGAAGATCGCCCCGGCGCTCGCCGCCGGCTGCACCGTCGTCCACAAGCCGGCCGAATGGTCGCCGGTGACCGCGGACCTGCTGACAAAGCTCGCCAGGCAGGCCGGCCTTCCCGACGGCGTGCTCAACACCGTACACGGCTTCGGCGAGGAAGCCGGCAAGGCCTTGACCGAACATCCCGCCATCAAGGCCATCGGCTTCGTCGGCGAGAGCGCGACCGGGTCCGCCATCATGGCGCAGGGCGCGCCGACCTTGAAGCGCGTGCATTTCGAGCTCGGCGGCAAGAATCCCGTCATCGTGTTCGACGACGCCGATCTCGATCGTGCGCTCGATGCGGTCGTTTTCATGATCTACTCGCTGAACGGCGAGCGCTGCACGTCATCCAGCCGATTGCTGGTCCAGCAGGGCATCGCCGAAAAGTTCATCGAAAAGCTCACCGCCCGCGTCAAGGCACTGAAGGTCGGGCATCCGCTGGATCCCGCCACCGAAATCGGACCGCTGATCCACGAGCGGCACCTGGCCAAGGTCTGCAGCTATTTCGACGTCGCCCGCCAGGACGGCGCCACCATCGCCGTCGGCGGCAAGCCGCATGACGGCCCAGGTGGCGGGCACTACGTGCAGCCGACCCTCGTCACCGGCGCACATGCCAACATGCGGGTCGCGCAGGAGGAAGTGTTCGGCCCGTTCCTGACCGTGATCCCGTTCAAGGACGAGAACGACGCGATTGAGATCGCCAACGGCGTGCAATACGGCCTCACCGGCTACGTCTGGACCGGCGACATGGGCCGCGCGCTGCGCGTCGCCGACGCGCTGGAAGCCGGCATGATCTGGCTCAATTCGGAAAACGTCCGCCACCTGCCGACGCCGTTCGGCGGCATGAAGTCGTCAGGCATCGGCCGCGACGGCGGCGACTACTCGTTCGACTTCTACATGGAAACCAAACACGTCTCGCTGGCGCGCGGCACGCACAAGATTCAGAAACTGGGGTTGTAA
- the hpaD gene encoding 3,4-dihydroxyphenylacetate 2,3-dioxygenase has translation MPVPQHIFDPPFNIIRSSHAVLDVVDLDKSRAFYETTVGLHVEDRDDKAVYLRGSEEHQHHSLVLRKAPVAACNRLGFKVGSDGDLDKAASFFSENGITYAFTEQPFQGRTLQFTDPLGFQLELYAAMEKRPHLLRRYDLYKGCHPQRLDHFNVFSPEVQNTVDFYARLGFRLTEYGEEDGPNGRIAAAWMHRKGNVHDFAITNGKGPRLHHFAYWVPTAMNILHLCDVMASSGFLKNIERGPGRHGISNAFFLYIRDPDGHRLELYTSDYFTGDHDHEPLRWSLKDPRRQTLWGAPAPRSWFEEGSPFTGQTVREPAFVADVTIAD, from the coding sequence ATGCCCGTTCCGCAACACATCTTCGATCCGCCCTTCAACATCATCCGCTCGAGCCATGCCGTGCTCGACGTGGTCGATCTGGACAAGAGCCGGGCGTTCTACGAGACCACCGTCGGCCTCCATGTCGAGGATCGCGACGACAAGGCGGTGTACCTGCGCGGCAGCGAGGAACATCAGCATCACTCGCTGGTGCTGCGCAAGGCGCCGGTCGCGGCCTGCAACCGCCTCGGCTTCAAGGTCGGCAGCGACGGCGATCTCGACAAGGCCGCCAGTTTCTTTTCCGAGAACGGCATCACCTACGCCTTCACCGAGCAGCCGTTCCAGGGCCGCACGCTGCAGTTCACCGATCCCTTGGGCTTCCAGCTCGAACTCTATGCGGCGATGGAGAAGCGCCCGCATCTGCTGCGGCGCTACGACCTCTACAAGGGCTGCCACCCGCAGCGGCTCGACCATTTCAACGTGTTCTCGCCTGAAGTGCAGAACACCGTCGACTTCTACGCCCGGCTCGGCTTCCGGCTCACCGAATATGGCGAGGAAGACGGGCCGAACGGGCGCATCGCCGCCGCCTGGATGCACCGCAAGGGCAATGTGCACGACTTCGCCATCACCAACGGCAAGGGCCCTCGCCTGCACCACTTTGCCTATTGGGTGCCGACGGCGATGAACATCCTGCATCTCTGCGACGTCATGGCCTCCAGCGGTTTTCTGAAGAACATCGAGCGCGGTCCCGGCCGCCACGGCATCTCGAACGCGTTCTTTCTTTATATCAGGGATCCCGACGGCCATCGCCTCGAGCTCTACACCAGCGATTACTTCACCGGCGATCACGACCACGAGCCGCTGCGCTGGTCGCTGAAGGACCCGCGCCGGCAGACGCTGTGGGGCGCACCGGCGCCACGCTCCTGGTTCGAGGAGGGCTCGCCCTTCACGGGACAGACGGTGCGCGAGCCGGCGTTTGTCGCCGACGTTACGATTGCGGATTGA
- a CDS encoding fumarylacetoacetate hydrolase family protein, with product MTSPPLATYSIGGVTHYGAVTDAGIVDLSPRFGKDYPTLREAIAAGALMKLADDAARRSPDHALDAIAWQPPIPAPEKIICIGVNYPDRNAEYKDGQDAPKYPSMFMRTPRSFVGHNAPLVRPRASPQLDYEGELVIVIGKAGRHIKESAALDHIAAITLCNEGTIRDWVRHAKFNVTQGKNFDSTGSLGPWLVPYTNEAQIADIHLTTKVNGEPRQDDRTGRLIFGFRYLLSYISTFTTLVPGDVIVTGTPTGAGARFDPPRYLKPGDVIEVEAEGVGVLRNGVVDEAQ from the coding sequence ATGACCTCACCCCCTCTCGCGACATATTCGATCGGCGGCGTCACGCACTACGGCGCCGTGACCGACGCCGGCATCGTCGATCTCTCCCCGCGTTTCGGGAAAGACTATCCGACGCTGCGCGAAGCCATCGCGGCCGGTGCGCTGATGAAGCTCGCCGACGACGCGGCGCGCCGTTCGCCCGACCACGCGCTCGATGCGATCGCCTGGCAGCCGCCGATCCCCGCGCCGGAAAAGATCATCTGCATCGGCGTGAACTATCCGGACCGCAACGCCGAGTACAAGGACGGCCAGGACGCGCCAAAGTATCCGAGCATGTTCATGCGCACGCCGCGCTCCTTTGTCGGCCACAATGCGCCGCTGGTCCGCCCCCGCGCCTCGCCGCAGCTCGATTACGAGGGCGAACTGGTGATCGTGATCGGCAAGGCCGGCCGGCACATCAAGGAGAGCGCCGCGCTGGATCACATCGCCGCCATCACACTCTGCAACGAAGGCACCATCCGCGACTGGGTGCGGCACGCCAAGTTCAACGTCACCCAAGGCAAGAATTTCGATTCCACCGGCAGCCTTGGGCCCTGGCTGGTGCCTTATACCAACGAAGCGCAGATCGCGGACATTCACCTGACCACCAAGGTCAATGGCGAGCCCCGGCAGGACGACCGCACCGGACGGCTGATCTTCGGCTTCCGCTACCTCCTCAGCTATATCTCGACCTTCACCACGCTGGTGCCCGGCGACGTCATCGTGACGGGCACGCCGACCGGGGCCGGCGCGCGGTTCGATCCACCGCGTTACCTCAAGCCCGGCGACGTCATCGAAGTCGAAGCCGAAGGCGTCGGTGTGTTACGCAATGGCGTGGTCGACGAAGCCCAGTAA
- a CDS encoding thiamine pyrophosphate-dependent enzyme: MTSTSGGEAIVNGLVAHGVDTVFGLPGAQIYGLFDAFHQAQLKVIGARHEQACGYMAYGYARSTGRPGVFSVVPGPGVLNAGAALLTAFGSNEPVLCLTGQVPTQFLGKGRGHLHEMPDQLATLKTFVKWADRIEYPDAAPAMVSRAFQEMLSGRRGPVSLEMPWDVFTQRAEVGAAKPFDLFAAPMPDPDRIKAAAALVKGSKAPMIFVGSGAIHAAEEILELAEMIDAPVVAFRSGRGIVSNAHELGLTMAAAYKLWPHTDLMIGIGTRLELPTMSRWPYRPDGLKSIRIDIDAVEMRRFTPDCAVIADARAGTADLAAAVKKAGYSKSSGRRVAIREATAASHQEIQKIQPQMAYLNILREVLPANAIVTDELSQVGFASWYGFPIYEPRTFITSGYQGTLGSGFPTALGAKVANPDRPVVAITGDGGFMFAVQELATAVQFGIGVVTLIFNNNAYGNVRRDQVQRFEGRVVASDLVNPDFVKLAESFGVGAARVTSPDHFRPALEKALADGGPYVIAIEVPTDSEVSPWAFIHPAKNN, encoded by the coding sequence ATGACTTCAACTTCCGGCGGCGAAGCAATCGTCAATGGCCTCGTCGCGCATGGCGTCGACACCGTGTTCGGCCTGCCCGGCGCGCAGATCTACGGCCTGTTCGACGCCTTCCATCAGGCGCAGCTCAAGGTGATCGGCGCCCGTCACGAGCAGGCCTGCGGTTACATGGCCTATGGCTACGCCCGATCCACCGGCCGCCCCGGCGTGTTCAGCGTGGTGCCCGGCCCCGGCGTGCTCAATGCCGGCGCGGCGCTCCTGACCGCGTTCGGATCGAACGAGCCGGTGCTGTGCCTGACCGGCCAGGTGCCGACGCAATTTCTCGGCAAGGGCCGCGGCCATCTGCACGAAATGCCGGACCAATTGGCGACGCTGAAGACTTTTGTGAAATGGGCCGACCGCATCGAATATCCGGATGCCGCGCCCGCGATGGTCTCCCGCGCGTTTCAGGAGATGCTGTCGGGGCGGCGCGGTCCGGTGTCGCTGGAAATGCCGTGGGACGTGTTCACCCAGCGCGCGGAAGTCGGCGCGGCAAAGCCGTTCGATCTGTTCGCGGCGCCAATGCCCGATCCCGACCGGATCAAGGCCGCGGCGGCGCTCGTCAAGGGCAGCAAGGCGCCGATGATCTTTGTCGGCAGCGGCGCCATCCATGCTGCTGAGGAAATCCTCGAACTCGCCGAGATGATCGACGCGCCTGTCGTGGCGTTCCGCAGCGGCCGCGGCATCGTCTCCAATGCCCATGAACTCGGGCTGACCATGGCGGCAGCCTACAAGCTATGGCCGCACACCGACCTGATGATCGGCATCGGCACCCGGCTGGAACTGCCGACGATGTCGCGCTGGCCCTATCGCCCCGACGGCCTGAAATCGATCCGGATCGACATCGATGCGGTCGAGATGCGGCGCTTCACGCCGGATTGCGCCGTGATCGCCGATGCCAGGGCCGGCACCGCCGACCTCGCCGCCGCCGTGAAGAAGGCCGGCTACAGCAAGAGCAGCGGCCGGCGTGTCGCGATCCGTGAGGCGACGGCTGCCTCGCATCAGGAGATCCAGAAGATCCAGCCGCAGATGGCGTATCTGAACATCCTGCGCGAGGTGCTGCCGGCCAACGCGATCGTCACCGATGAGCTGTCGCAGGTCGGCTTTGCCTCCTGGTACGGCTTTCCAATCTATGAGCCGCGCACCTTCATCACCTCGGGCTATCAGGGCACGCTCGGCTCCGGCTTCCCGACCGCGCTCGGTGCCAAGGTCGCCAATCCGGATCGGCCCGTGGTCGCGATCACCGGCGATGGCGGCTTCATGTTCGCGGTGCAGGAACTGGCGACCGCCGTGCAGTTTGGGATCGGCGTGGTGACCCTGATCTTCAACAACAACGCCTATGGCAATGTGCGCCGCGACCAGGTGCAGCGCTTCGAAGGCCGCGTGGTCGCCTCCGACCTCGTCAATCCGGATTTCGTCAAGCTCGCGGAATCCTTCGGCGTCGGCGCCGCGCGCGTCACCTCACCCGATCATTTCCGTCCCGCATTGGAGAAGGCACTCGCCGACGGCGGGCCTTACGTGATTGCCATCGAGGTGCCGACGGATTCGGAAGTTTCACCGTGGGCGTTCATTCACCCGGCGAAGAACAACTAG